A DNA window from Corynebacterium ciconiae DSM 44920 contains the following coding sequences:
- a CDS encoding ABC transporter ATP-binding protein, with product MLSLDARDRRRVGISIGVVAAASLLEVAAIFMATVALTEDAPLWPAFLLAAAWVIVSSLGVMASRGAGYSLAEGLLERVRRTLISLPYGWFCTDRRGDLATLTTGDVMQAMSIPAHLLPRLIPAVIVPCSLAVLLTSRDLLLGGILWVLLLFCWGAAVWGRAMVAASDGRLHEAQELAASAVIEFARLQPTLRLASAQSFGRQRIDTALDRVRDDTARMIRLVLPGVTVFAFMVQLTIALSLVVAVVHGVRSEQSGIAIVLNILLLLRCIEPLRGVAELAAALRMARNAVQRLLDFFATPQLQQDPERAAQPPKLNPETGKPAAFSLEHASMHYPNSTSGVDDLSLDFDGPGLVAVVGASGSGKTTLLSLLVRFGDVDSGTVHLMGRDVRGMSIEDISTHVSVVFQDTYLLNTSIRDNIALARPSASATEIEHVMDICGVEDLARYLEDGVDTVVGEGGERLSGGERQRVAIARALLKQAPVVLLDEVTSALDAFQQRIIMQAIEKLRQDSTVVMAAHRLSTVVSADCIVVMDSGRIVDAGTYSELLSRCSTFQAMHSSSAERGEDSRS from the coding sequence GTGCTCTCTCTTGACGCTCGTGATCGCCGCCGCGTCGGGATATCGATCGGCGTGGTAGCCGCTGCCAGCCTGTTGGAGGTCGCGGCAATATTCATGGCCACCGTGGCACTGACCGAGGACGCTCCGCTGTGGCCGGCGTTTCTGCTAGCCGCAGCCTGGGTGATCGTCTCCAGCCTGGGCGTCATGGCGAGTAGGGGCGCAGGATATTCCTTGGCCGAAGGACTATTAGAGCGGGTGCGTCGCACTCTTATCTCGCTTCCTTATGGCTGGTTCTGCACGGACCGCAGGGGCGATCTCGCGACCCTGACCACGGGGGACGTGATGCAGGCTATGTCGATTCCAGCGCATCTTCTCCCGCGCCTCATTCCAGCGGTGATCGTGCCGTGTTCCTTGGCAGTGCTGCTGACATCGCGTGACCTCCTCCTAGGAGGGATCCTCTGGGTGCTCTTGCTTTTCTGTTGGGGTGCGGCAGTATGGGGGCGCGCTATGGTGGCCGCCAGCGACGGTCGTTTGCATGAAGCCCAAGAACTAGCCGCTAGCGCGGTGATCGAGTTTGCTCGGCTGCAACCGACTCTGCGCTTGGCTTCTGCCCAAAGCTTCGGCCGGCAGCGCATCGATACCGCACTCGATCGCGTTCGCGACGACACCGCACGCATGATCCGCTTGGTCCTGCCAGGCGTGACTGTATTCGCCTTCATGGTGCAGCTCACCATTGCGCTGAGCCTGGTGGTGGCGGTTGTGCACGGGGTACGCAGCGAGCAAAGCGGTATAGCAATTGTGCTGAATATTCTGCTGCTGTTGAGGTGTATCGAACCTTTACGCGGTGTTGCTGAACTCGCAGCAGCGTTGCGCATGGCCCGGAACGCAGTGCAGCGGCTGCTGGATTTCTTCGCTACCCCACAACTACAGCAGGACCCTGAGCGTGCTGCTCAGCCACCCAAGCTCAACCCCGAGACGGGAAAGCCCGCGGCGTTCTCGCTGGAACACGCGAGCATGCACTACCCGAACTCCACCTCTGGAGTCGATGACCTCTCCTTGGACTTCGATGGGCCGGGTCTAGTTGCGGTTGTCGGCGCTTCCGGATCCGGGAAAACCACCCTGCTCTCCCTGCTGGTGCGCTTCGGGGATGTTGATTCCGGAACAGTGCACCTTATGGGGCGGGATGTACGCGGGATGAGCATCGAGGATATTTCCACCCACGTCAGCGTGGTTTTTCAGGACACCTACCTGCTCAATACCAGTATTCGTGACAACATTGCCCTTGCTCGACCCAGCGCTAGCGCTACAGAGATCGAGCACGTCATGGACATCTGCGGGGTAGAGGATCTCGCGCGGTATCTTGAGGATGGCGTTGACACCGTAGTGGGCGAAGGCGGCGAGCGGCTCTCGGGTGGAGAAAGACAGCGTGTGGCCATCGCCCGCGCTCTACTCAAACAAGCACCCGTGGTGTTGCTTGATGAGGTCACCTCCGCGCTCGATGCTTTCCAGCAGCGGATCATCATGCAGGCCATCGAGAAGCTGCGGCAAGATTCCACCGTTGTGATGGCGGCACACCGGTTGAGCACAGTCGTGTCAGCCGACTGCATCGTCGTCATGGATTCTGGACGCATCGTCGATGCCGGCACCTACAGCGAACTGCTGTCGCGCTGTTCCACATTCCAAGCGATGCACTCGTCTTCTGCGGAGCGGGGAGAGGATAGCCGGTCATGA
- a CDS encoding ABC transporter ATP-binding protein encodes MRIVAPIRRRLLFASVLQALSSFSAVAGMLCTAAVAGWLVTDLGTGFLPWPLLIGAILGFLGQAIFLGAATTVSHLADTFLQRELRGDIADYLQIQPMDEFAEKDSAAVKRMLTDDVGALHNVVAHALIDAVASILTPVLALIALAVFSPQAGLIACVPALMGAGIQLHHGRTAMAKMDEYFAHVSALDSASVAAVEGVAVSKVFFTVDDETASADQFRKAATRYSRFVHAWAMDVGRKMTAAEILLSPVPAFVIAIGAGLLFDVGTAAIAYAALLAPMVGAPILPLAYAAQHISAGLAAAQRLDAVMGERATDRPRDETHSAHSQWPEDWESIELREVSCSRQGHRVLNGVSGVIHRGESVALVGPSGGGKSTLAQVLAGLYSIDEGDIIIHAPSGAVRMTQLPLGAIGTYVAFVGQHPGILQASIADNVTMGRDAVSTRIDSCLQQAQLDERVHALPESTNTILGREASFSGGERQRLTLARALYQRKPVLILDEPTAAVDVLGERRIDQGLEEHHQQGVTIIRIDHRLTFATQAQQVWVMDRGSIVEHGSPADLCAQRDSVFSQLCVGL; translated from the coding sequence ATGCGCATCGTGGCCCCAATCCGTCGCCGTTTGCTGTTCGCTTCGGTCTTGCAGGCGCTGTCCTCGTTCAGTGCTGTGGCGGGAATGCTCTGCACCGCAGCAGTGGCTGGATGGCTGGTCACTGACCTCGGAACGGGGTTCCTTCCGTGGCCGCTGTTGATAGGCGCCATCCTCGGATTCCTCGGCCAAGCGATCTTTTTGGGCGCGGCGACCACGGTGAGCCACCTGGCCGACACTTTTCTCCAGCGTGAGCTGCGCGGGGATATCGCCGATTATCTGCAAATCCAGCCCATGGACGAGTTCGCTGAAAAAGACTCAGCGGCAGTGAAACGAATGCTCACAGATGATGTTGGGGCCCTACACAACGTCGTTGCGCATGCGCTTATCGACGCCGTCGCCTCGATTCTCACGCCAGTACTCGCCCTGATCGCCCTGGCGGTTTTTTCCCCACAGGCGGGACTTATTGCCTGTGTTCCGGCTCTGATGGGCGCCGGCATTCAGCTCCATCACGGGCGCACTGCGATGGCAAAGATGGACGAGTATTTCGCACATGTGTCCGCCCTCGACAGTGCAAGTGTCGCTGCCGTGGAAGGTGTCGCAGTCTCGAAAGTCTTTTTCACTGTTGACGATGAGACGGCATCTGCCGATCAATTCCGGAAGGCCGCGACGCGCTATAGCCGTTTCGTCCACGCGTGGGCGATGGATGTGGGACGCAAAATGACGGCGGCGGAGATCCTCCTGAGCCCCGTGCCCGCTTTTGTGATCGCAATTGGAGCTGGGCTGCTGTTCGACGTCGGCACCGCGGCGATCGCCTATGCCGCCTTGCTCGCGCCGATGGTGGGAGCTCCCATTTTGCCGCTGGCCTATGCCGCACAACATATCAGCGCCGGGCTAGCCGCAGCGCAACGCTTAGACGCGGTGATGGGAGAACGCGCAACGGACCGCCCCCGCGATGAGACTCACAGCGCACACAGCCAGTGGCCGGAAGACTGGGAGTCCATCGAACTGCGCGAGGTGAGTTGTTCGCGGCAGGGACATCGCGTCCTCAACGGAGTAAGTGGGGTCATCCATCGCGGGGAAAGCGTGGCCCTAGTTGGCCCCTCAGGAGGCGGAAAATCAACACTCGCCCAGGTCCTCGCGGGGCTGTATTCCATCGATGAGGGCGACATCATCATCCATGCGCCCTCGGGAGCGGTGAGGATGACGCAACTACCGCTGGGGGCAATCGGTACGTATGTCGCCTTCGTGGGTCAACACCCAGGAATTTTGCAGGCGAGCATCGCAGACAACGTCACCATGGGGCGCGACGCAGTCAGCACCCGCATCGATTCCTGTCTGCAGCAGGCGCAACTCGATGAGCGGGTACACGCCCTGCCGGAGAGCACGAACACCATTCTTGGCCGGGAAGCCTCTTTTAGTGGCGGCGAACGGCAAAGGCTCACTCTTGCCCGTGCTCTCTACCAGCGAAAGCCCGTGCTCATTCTCGACGAACCTACCGCTGCAGTTGATGTGCTCGGCGAGCGACGCATCGATCAGGGGTTGGAAGAACACCACCAACAAGGAGTCACCATTATCAGGATTGACCACCGACTCACCTTTGCCACACAAGCGCAACAGGTGTGGGTGATGGACCGCGGCAGCATCGTCGAACACGGTAGTCCGGCGGACTTATGCGCCCAGCGCGACTCGGTATTCAGCCAGCTCTGTGTGGGGTTGTAG